One Parageobacillus sp. KH3-4 genomic region harbors:
- a CDS encoding aromatic acid exporter family protein, whose translation MKLGARIFKTGIAVTLALFLATLLHLPSPVFAGISAVFAMQPTIYRSYLSLIEQVQANIIGAAFAIIAVLLFGRDPFIIGLTLMIVIALCLKMRLESTISVALVTVIAIMEYTENQFIEFAIIRFSTIMLGIFAAFVVNLIFLPPKYEKKLYEQITENTENILKWIRIHIRHASEHRILKEDIEKMKENITKLEHLYLMYKEERTYSRKKRFQKSRKLVLYRQMMMATNRALDTLKILHRFENELYHMPTEFRQVIRSQLDSLLHYHEQILLKFIGKIKYHPRTETALETHQGRMRLIEAFYEHHQQKNEYYLFSLIGTIIDYSEQLEHLDKLIDSFHQYHHDSTLTKNLTDD comes from the coding sequence ATGAAACTCGGTGCCCGCATTTTTAAAACGGGAATCGCCGTTACATTAGCGCTTTTTTTGGCAACGCTATTGCACCTGCCTTCTCCTGTTTTCGCGGGGATTTCCGCAGTTTTTGCGATGCAGCCAACGATTTATCGGTCATATTTATCATTGATCGAACAGGTCCAAGCCAATATCATTGGCGCTGCATTTGCCATTATTGCCGTGCTTTTGTTCGGTCGCGATCCGTTTATTATCGGCCTTACGTTAATGATCGTTATCGCTCTTTGCTTAAAAATGCGCCTTGAGTCAACGATATCGGTGGCATTAGTTACCGTTATCGCCATTATGGAATATACCGAAAATCAATTTATCGAATTTGCGATCATTCGTTTTTCCACTATTATGCTCGGCATATTCGCTGCCTTTGTTGTCAACTTAATTTTTCTTCCTCCAAAATACGAAAAAAAACTATATGAGCAAATTACCGAAAACACGGAAAATATTTTAAAATGGATTCGCATCCATATAAGGCATGCGTCCGAGCATCGGATTTTAAAGGAAGATATCGAAAAAATGAAAGAAAACATTACGAAACTGGAACATCTTTATTTAATGTATAAAGAAGAGCGCACCTATTCCCGAAAAAAGCGTTTTCAAAAATCGAGAAAACTCGTTTTATATCGGCAAATGATGATGGCTACGAACCGAGCGCTTGATACGTTAAAAATTCTTCATCGCTTTGAAAATGAGCTGTACCATATGCCCACTGAATTCCGCCAAGTAATTCGTTCACAGCTGGATAGTCTGCTTCATTATCACGAACAAATATTGCTAAAGTTTATTGGAAAAATAAAATACCATCCTCGTACAGAAACAGCGCTGGAAACCCATCAGGGAAGAATGCGCCTAATTGAAGCGTTTTATGAACATCATCAGCAAAAAAACGAATATTACCTTTTCTCGTTGATTGGGACGATTATTGATTATAGTGAACAATTGGAACATCTGGATAAACTGATTGACAGCTTCCACCAGTATCATCACGATTCCACCTTGACCAAAAACTTAACTGATGACTGA
- the nikC gene encoding nickel transporter permease, with translation MAELARNQTTIQAVEEKEESASLWREGWRRFRENRIALVGLGIVIFFILLAILAPLIAPYSITEQNLTQRLQPPSSKHLFGTDDFGRDIFSRVIYGARISLWVGFFSVLGSVIVGSLLGIIAGYYGRWIDGIISRLFDIMLAFPSILLAIGIVTVLGPSLQNALIAIAVINVPNFGRLIRSRVLSIKQEEYIMAAKAIGMSDMRILFHHILPNSMAPIIVQGTLAIATAIIEAAALGFLGLGAQPPNPEWGKMLADSKDFLTQAPWTMIFPGLAIMLTVLGFNLMGDGLRDALDPRMKN, from the coding sequence ATGGCGGAACTAGCCCGTAATCAAACAACGATTCAAGCCGTGGAAGAAAAAGAAGAATCTGCTTCCCTGTGGAGAGAAGGATGGCGAAGATTTCGAGAAAATAGAATAGCCCTTGTCGGATTGGGAATTGTTATCTTTTTTATCTTGCTGGCGATTTTGGCGCCGCTGATTGCACCGTATAGCATTACGGAGCAAAATTTAACACAACGGTTGCAACCGCCTTCGTCCAAACACTTATTTGGGACAGACGATTTTGGCAGAGATATTTTCTCCCGTGTCATTTACGGGGCAAGAATCTCGCTATGGGTTGGATTTTTCTCTGTGCTCGGCTCCGTTATTGTTGGCTCGTTGCTTGGCATTATCGCAGGGTATTACGGGCGTTGGATTGATGGCATTATCTCGCGATTGTTTGATATTATGCTTGCGTTTCCAAGCATCTTACTGGCCATTGGTATTGTTACAGTACTCGGGCCTTCCTTGCAAAATGCGTTGATTGCAATTGCGGTGATTAATGTTCCAAACTTTGGGAGATTAATTCGTTCGCGTGTATTAAGTATTAAACAAGAAGAATATATAATGGCAGCCAAAGCAATCGGGATGAGCGATATGCGCATTTTGTTCCATCATATTTTGCCAAACAGTATGGCGCCGATCATCGTGCAAGGAACATTGGCAATTGCCACAGCCATTATTGAAGCAGCTGCTCTTGGATTTCTTGGATTAGGAGCACAGCCTCCAAATCCGGAATGGGGAAAAATGTTAGCGGATTCGAAAGATTTTTTAACACAAGCACCATGGACAATGATTTTTCCAGGTCTTGCAATTATGTTGACGGTACTTGGTTTTAACTTAATGGGGGACGGATTGCGCGACGCTTTGGACCCACGTATGAAAAATTAA